A genomic window from Brassica oleracea var. oleracea cultivar TO1000 chromosome C8, BOL, whole genome shotgun sequence includes:
- the LOC106312322 gene encoding pentatricopeptide repeat-containing protein At3g59040 — protein sequence MSQTVIFKPFVSVPSSNLSQGKLQNNIINVGVKIQNRFRVVCMGMLAPRKFLQKRRKMEVFKDAADEVDQKRWRGLMLEIESTGSAVSVLRQYRTDGDQGLPRDLVLGTLVRFKQLKKWNLVSEILEWLRYQNWWNFSEMDFLMLITAYGKLGNFNGAERVLSVLSKMGSSPNVISYTALMESYGRGGKCNNAEAIFRRMQSSGPEPSAVTYQIILKTFVEGNKFKEAEEVFETLLDEKISPLKPDQKMYHMMIYMYKKAGNYEKARKVFASMAEKGVPQSTVTYNSLMSFETNYKEVSKIYDQMQRSGIQPDVVSYALLIKAYGRARREEEALSVFEEMLDAGVRPTHKAYNILLDAFAISGTVEQAKTVFKSMRRDRFYPDLCSYTTMLSAYVNASDMEGAEKFFKRIKVDGFEPNIVTYGTMIKGYAKANDLDKVMEVYEKMRLSGIKANQTILTTIMDASGRCKDFGSALSWYKEMESCGVPPDQKAKNVLLSLASSQDELEEAKEVTGLIDEKTTSLAGVDGTDDDDDDEDNYNEDDLEEAKEVTGLIDEKTTILAGVYRTDDDDEDNYITSSDEDEDEDDYEEDDDDVDGAKETVLYDKAQEGSLAYVGSQTEELVEL from the exons ATGTCACAAACTGTAATTTTCAAGCCGTTCGTCTCAGTTCCATCAAGTAATCTCAG CCAGGGGAAACTACAGAACAATATCATCAATGTTGGTGTTAAAATCCAAAACCGGTTCAGAGTTGTGTGTATGGGGATGCTGGCCCCAAGGAAGTTCTTGCAAAAGAGGAGGAAGATGGAGGTCTTCAAAGATGCAGCAGACGAGGTTGATCAGAAGAGATGGAGAGGGCTAATGCTAGAGATCGAATCCACTGGCTCTGCAGTTTCAGTCCTTAGGCAGTACAGAACTGACGGTGACCAAGGTCTTCCCAGGGACCTTGTTTTGGGTACTTTGGTTAGGTTCAAGCAGCTAAAGAAATGGAACCTCGTCAGTGAG ATTCTTGAATGGCTTAGATACCAAAACTGGTGGAACTTCAGCGAAATGGACTTTCTGATGCTCATCACAGCTTATGGGAAGCTAGGAAACTTCAACGGAGCCGAGAGGGTTTTAAGCGTACTAAGCAAGATGGGCTCGAGTCCAAACGTGATCTCCTACACCGCTCTCATGGAGTCTTACGGAAGAGGAGGCAAATGCAACAACGCTGAAGCCATATTCCGGAGGATGCAGTCTTCAGGGCCAGAGCCTTCTGCTGTAACTTATCAGATCATACTCAAGACTTTCGTGGAAGGGAACAAGTTTAAAGAAGCTGAAGAGGTTTTCGAGACTCTTTTAGATGAGAAGATATCGCCATTGAAGCCGGATCAGAAGATGTATCACATGATGATTTACATGTACAAGAAGGCTGGAAACTATGAGAAGGCTAGAAAAGTGTTTGCTTCAATGGCTGAGAAAGGAGTTCCACAGTCTACTGTTACTTACAATAGTCTTATGTCCTTTGAAACTAACTATAAAGAAGTTTCTAAGATCTATGACCAG ATGCAAAGATCTGGTATTCAACCTGATGTTGTAAGTTATGCTTTGCTTATTAAAGCATATGGAAGAGCAAGGAGAGAGGAAGAAGCTTTATCTGTTTTTGAAGAGATGCTTGATGCTGGTGTAAG GCCCACGCATAAAGCCTATAACATTTTGCTTGATGCATTTGCTATTTCTGGAACGGTGGAGCAAGCAAAGACCGTTTTTAAAAGCATGCGACGGGACAG ATTTTATCCGGATCTATGCTCTTACACAACTATGCTATCAGCGTATGTAAATGCTTCAGACATGGAAGGTGCTGAGAAATTCTTCAAGAGGATAAAAGTAGATGGTTTTGAGCCGAATATAGTAACCTATGGGACAATGATAAAAGGTTATGCCAAAGCAAACGATCTTGATAAGGTTATGGAGGTATATGAGAAAATGAGGTTAAGTGGCATCAAAGCGAACCAAACCATCTTAACAACGATCATGGATGCGTCTGGGAGGTGCAAGGATTTCGGGAGCGCTCTTAGTTGGTACAAGGAGATGGAGAGTTGTGGTGTTCCACCTGATCAGAAAGCTAAGAATGTGCTTTTATCATTGGCCTCAAGTCAAGATGAGCTAGAGGAAGCTAAGGAAGTTACTGGTCTTATAGATGAGAAGACAACGAGCCTTGCTGGAGTTGATGGAACTGATGATGATGATGATGATGAAGACAATTATAATGAAGATGATCTGGAGGAAGCTAAGGAAGTTACTGGTCTTATAGATGAGAAGACAACCATCCTTGCTGGTGTTTACCGAACTGATGATGATGATGAAGACAATTATATCACTAGTAGTGATGAAGATGAAGATGAGGATGACTATGAAGAAGATGATGATGATGTTGATGGTGCAAAAGAAACTGTGTTGTATGATAAAGCACAGGAAGGGTCTTTGGCTTATGTTGGCTCACAGACGGAAGAACTTGTGGAGTTATGA
- the LOC106312330 gene encoding transcription factor PIF5 — MEQLFSDWNFEDNFHMSSNKRSVRPEDELVELLWRDGQVVLQSQVRREPSVQVQTHKHNQALRKPNNTYLENQETIRKLNENVQGDQETVSWIQYPPEDVVDPFESEFSSHFFSSIDHLEGPNHPKKPLPIKEAAKPEAKAMAPPKFRPPVVSVGPSHCGSNQSLNDNQVTHPPVSVSDRSKNVEERLDTSSGGSSGCSKETESGRSVTISRKRKHVMDTDQESMSQSDARLMSTDDQAMGNKSSQRSGSTRRSRAAEVHNLSERRRRDRINERMKALQELIPHCSKTDKASILDEAIDYLKTLQMQLQVMWMGSGMAAAAAAAATPMMFPGVQSSQYINQMAMQSQMQMPQFPVMNRPAAHNHPGLVCQNPAVQFQMQAQNQMLSEQLARYMGGFPPMPATTQTQTVQQPMDMMRFGSQVGQQSQLSTPVTTDSLRMGKTG; from the exons ATGGAACAACTGTTTTCTGATTGGAATTTTGAAGATAATTTTCACATGTCCTCTAATAAAAGATCAGTCAG ACCAGAAGATGAACTAGTGGAGCTACTATGGAGAGATGGTCAAGTGGTTTTACAAAGCCAAGTCCGTAGAGAACCATCAGTCCAAGTCCAAACCCACAAACATAATCAAGCCCTACGAAAACCAAATAATACTTACCTTGAGAACCAAGAAACAATACGAAAACTTAATGAAAATGTTCAGGGAGATCAAGAAACTGTCTCATGGATCCAATACCCTCCTGAAGATGTAGTTGACCCCTTCGAATCCGAGTTCTCCTCCCACTTCTTCTCTTCAATCGATCATCTTGAAGGTCCAAATCATCCCAAGAAGCCACTGCCTATCAAAGAGGCGGCTAAACCGGAGGCTAAAGCCATGGCTCCTCCTAAGTTTAGGCCACCGGTTGTAAGCGTTGGACCGAGCCATTGTGGGAGCAACCAGTCTCTGAATGATAATCAGGTGACCCATCCTCCGGTTTCAGTGAGTGATAGAAGCAAGAACGTTGAAGAAAGACTTGACACTTCGTCTGGTGGCTCGTCCGGTTGCAGCAAAGAAACTGAAAGTGGGAGAAGTGTAACCATTAGCCGTAAAAGAAAACATGTAATGGATACTGATCAAGAATCCATGTCTCAGTCTGATGCACGTTTGATGTCAACCGATGATCAAGCCATGGGTAACAAATCTAGCCAACGGTCAGGATCTACCCGAAGAAGCCGCGCGGCTGAAGTTCATAATCTCTCAGAAAGG AGGAGGAGAGATCGGATCAATGAGAGAATGAAAGCTCTTCAAGAACTTATACCTCATTGCAGTAAA ACAGATAAAGCGTCGATTTTGGATGAAGCCATTGATTACTTAAAAACACTTCAAATGCAACTCCAAGTGATGTGGATGGGAAGTGGAATGGCGGCAGCGGCAGCAGCAGCAGCGACTCCAATGATGTTTCCCGGTGTACAGTCATCTCAATATATAAATCAGATGGCTATGCAGAGTCAAATGCAAATGCCTCAATTTCCGGTTATGAACCGACCCGCTGCACATAACCATCCCGGTTTAGTATGTCAAAACCCGGCCGTACAGTTTCAAATGCAAGCACAGAACCAAATGTTGTCGGAGCAGCTTGCTAGGTATATGGGTGGGTTTCCACCGATGCCGGCAACCACTCAG ACTCAAACAGTCCAACAACCAATGGACATGATGAGATTTGGGTCTCAGGTGGGACAACAAAGTCAACTGTCGACACCGGTTACCACCGACAGTCTTCGTATGGGTAAAACTGGCTGA